From Candidatus Pedobacter colombiensis, one genomic window encodes:
- a CDS encoding glycosyltransferase family 2 protein: MVVAFWICLSLIVYTFVGYGLILFILVKIKRLFTKAVDFITNIDLLPTVTLVIAAYNEEDLISEKITNSLQLNYPKDRIKILFVTDGSNDKTPEKVRACPGIILLHQDLRAGKMAAIKRAIPFVASEIIVFTDANTFLNEDAILELVKHYQNPKVGAVAGEKRILVGDKADASSAGEGFYWKYESLLKKLDYELYSNVGAAGELFSIRTALYQPVESDTIIDDHMIAMRIAENGYVIAYEANAYAMETASANTKEELKRKIRIAAGGIQSILRLKRAANPFYYPILTFQYISHRVLRWTIIPILLIVAFVLNALIVLEGASGVYGVLFTGQVLFYLLSLAGLFFESRNIRIKAFFIPYYFCIMNYAVVAGIIKYFRNNQSAAWEKSKRKAL, translated from the coding sequence ATGGTAGTAGCTTTTTGGATCTGTCTTTCGCTTATTGTATATACTTTTGTTGGTTACGGCTTAATATTATTTATCCTTGTAAAAATTAAGCGTTTATTTACAAAGGCAGTTGATTTTATAACCAACATCGATCTGCTGCCAACTGTAACCCTGGTTATTGCAGCCTACAATGAGGAAGACCTTATCAGCGAAAAAATAACAAATTCATTACAGCTTAATTATCCTAAGGATAGGATTAAGATTTTGTTTGTTACAGATGGTTCTAATGACAAAACTCCTGAAAAGGTGAGGGCGTGTCCTGGAATAATCTTATTACATCAGGATTTGCGGGCAGGAAAAATGGCTGCAATTAAAAGAGCTATTCCATTTGTAGCTAGTGAAATAATTGTTTTTACAGATGCCAACACATTCCTTAATGAGGATGCAATTCTGGAGTTGGTAAAGCATTATCAAAATCCAAAGGTGGGGGCTGTTGCCGGTGAAAAAAGAATCCTTGTAGGGGATAAAGCCGATGCCAGTTCGGCAGGTGAAGGGTTTTATTGGAAATATGAATCTCTACTTAAAAAATTGGATTATGAACTTTACTCAAATGTTGGAGCAGCGGGGGAACTATTTAGTATACGGACAGCGCTTTACCAACCTGTAGAGTCTGATACCATAATCGATGATCACATGATTGCTATGCGAATTGCTGAAAACGGCTATGTGATTGCTTACGAGGCTAATGCATATGCCATGGAAACTGCTTCGGCAAATACCAAAGAGGAATTAAAACGAAAAATAAGGATAGCAGCAGGGGGGATACAATCTATTTTAAGATTAAAGAGAGCTGCTAACCCGTTTTACTATCCGATTCTTACTTTTCAATACATTAGCCATAGAGTATTGAGATGGACAATCATCCCTATTTTACTTATTGTTGCGTTTGTATTGAATGCTTTGATTGTGTTAGAAGGGGCATCTGGGGTTTACGGGGTATTGTTTACGGGCCAGGTGCTGTTTTACTTGCTTAGCCTTGCCGGCTTATTTTTTGAAAGCAGAAACATACGCATTAAAGCATTTTTTATTCCGTACTACTTTTGCATAATGAATTATGCGGTTGTAGCAGGGATAATCAAATATTTTAGAAATAATCAAAGCGCTGCCTGGGAAAAATCAAAGCGGAAAGCTCTATAA
- a CDS encoding FkbM family methyltransferase — translation MKAIKELAKKVIKLHPQTDVKPLKNLVHVGSDHHGYKVPHGFLNKDSICYCIGAGEDITFDTELKVLYDSKIFIFDPMPEGINYFIKLKETVARGETFGVFDDPVFRYRINSQQLDEITYVNKGVWNEDTVLKFYAPNLDNYISHSVYLFKDSGEYIEAPVDRLSNFMRQFNHTSVDLVKIEIEGAEYTVIDTIVKDKLDIKVIMIEFDEVYHAKGLGHKLRIKKACDQLKKAGYVLVHSTYMLKRTFVRKDVYQQLKFME, via the coding sequence ATGAAGGCTATAAAAGAGCTTGCCAAGAAGGTAATAAAATTACATCCGCAAACGGATGTTAAACCACTTAAAAATCTGGTTCATGTCGGCTCAGACCATCATGGATACAAGGTCCCGCATGGCTTTTTAAATAAGGATTCTATATGTTATTGTATAGGAGCCGGTGAGGATATCACTTTTGATACTGAACTAAAAGTTTTGTATGATTCAAAAATTTTCATTTTTGATCCTATGCCAGAAGGCATAAATTATTTCATAAAATTGAAAGAAACAGTTGCCAGAGGAGAAACATTTGGTGTTTTTGATGACCCGGTTTTCCGTTACCGCATCAATTCCCAACAATTGGATGAAATTACCTATGTAAATAAGGGGGTTTGGAACGAAGATACGGTACTAAAATTTTATGCACCCAATCTTGACAACTACATATCCCATTCTGTATATCTTTTTAAAGACTCTGGAGAATATATTGAAGCACCAGTAGATCGTCTGTCTAACTTTATGAGGCAGTTTAATCATACTAGTGTTGATTTAGTAAAAATTGAAATCGAAGGCGCTGAATATACAGTTATAGATACCATCGTTAAAGACAAGCTTGATATTAAGGTAATAATGATAGAGTTTGATGAGGTTTACCATGCGAAAGGCTTAGGCCACAAGTTAAGGATAAAGAAGGCATGTGATCAGCTTAAAAAAGCAGGTTATGTTTTAGTGCATTCTACTTATATGCTAAAACGCACATTTGTCCGAAAGGATGTTTACCAGCAACTTAAGTTTATGGAATAA
- a CDS encoding cupin-like domain-containing protein gives MDIQRVDDISHHEFMSNFYEPGIPVVFKNASKVWKANGLFSPDWFRENYGERTTKKNGETYTMNQIMDLVETSSESNPAPYPLIFNIPEQLPELLPLINPLNLNYASPNWLESKWFKKGYWGSATELFIGGPGGKFPYLHLDYYHLNAWITQLHGEKRFTVFPRGQEELLYPNPNDPWRSDVNIFEPDYSKFPKYKDATPIHFTVGPGETLFIPFGTWHSAYSLTSTISVAFDQMNSKNHKDFLKDVWSFKRREGIMKAITMYSYAWLGCKVGNNLK, from the coding sequence ATGGATATTCAAAGGGTTGATGACATCTCTCATCACGAATTTATGAGTAATTTTTATGAACCTGGAATTCCAGTTGTTTTTAAAAACGCATCAAAGGTTTGGAAGGCGAATGGACTATTTAGTCCTGATTGGTTCAGAGAGAACTATGGCGAACGAACTACTAAAAAAAATGGTGAAACATATACGATGAATCAAATCATGGATTTGGTGGAAACCAGCAGTGAAAGCAATCCGGCTCCTTATCCATTAATATTTAATATACCTGAACAATTACCAGAACTACTGCCACTCATCAACCCGCTTAATCTCAATTATGCAAGTCCAAATTGGTTGGAGTCCAAATGGTTCAAAAAGGGATACTGGGGTAGTGCGACCGAACTTTTCATAGGTGGTCCCGGTGGGAAATTCCCTTATTTACACTTAGATTATTATCATCTTAATGCCTGGATAACCCAATTGCATGGTGAGAAGCGTTTTACTGTATTTCCGCGGGGACAGGAAGAATTGCTTTACCCTAATCCAAATGATCCGTGGCGCTCGGACGTAAATATCTTTGAACCGGATTACAGCAAATTTCCAAAATATAAAGATGCAACACCTATTCACTTTACCGTTGGGCCTGGAGAAACACTTTTTATTCCTTTTGGGACCTGGCACTCTGCCTACTCGCTAACCTCTACTATATCAGTAGCTTTTGATCAAATGAATAGCAAAAACCATAAGGATTTTTTAAAAGACGTTTGGTCATTTAAACGTAGAGAAGGAATTATGAAAGCAATAACCATGTACAGTTATGCCTGGCTTGGATGTAAAGTGGGCAATAACTTAAAATAA
- a CDS encoding 4'-phosphopantetheinyl transferase superfamily protein: protein MKSFTDHPIIWQSYDNESLIDNTHTHLFKISIDDYDKIVDLYPAILRMDEIEKASRFRQVEDAKRYIIGKFFLRMILSKTLVVKPSDIIFSYTQNKKPYIASQHFNISHSGNYTIIAISPLPIGIDIEFVKSDFNYSPLLKECFTPLELRHIHNKIDFYTFWTRKEAVLKASGEGIIDNLHAIDCSESTVFRAGSNYKLISNQLNREHIISLAINILCFENKYWAF from the coding sequence TTGAAAAGTTTTACAGATCACCCGATTATTTGGCAAAGCTATGATAATGAAAGCCTTATAGACAACACACACACACATCTTTTTAAAATATCAATTGATGATTATGACAAAATAGTAGATCTTTATCCGGCTATTCTACGGATGGATGAAATTGAAAAAGCTAGTCGTTTTAGACAAGTAGAGGATGCTAAAAGGTATATTATTGGAAAATTTTTTCTGAGAATGATTCTTTCAAAAACGCTGGTTGTGAAACCTTCCGATATTATTTTTTCATACACGCAAAATAAGAAACCCTACATTGCTTCACAACATTTTAACATTAGTCATAGTGGCAATTATACAATTATAGCAATAAGTCCACTACCTATAGGTATTGATATAGAATTTGTAAAAAGTGATTTTAATTATAGCCCGCTATTAAAGGAATGCTTTACTCCCCTGGAGTTAAGACACATTCATAATAAAATTGATTTCTACACCTTCTGGACTAGAAAAGAGGCTGTACTTAAGGCAAGTGGCGAAGGAATTATTGATAATCTTCATGCCATTGATTGTTCTGAGAGCACTGTATTCAGAGCCGGTTCCAACTATAAACTGATAAGTAATCAGCTAAATAGAGAGCATATAATTAGTCTCGCAATTAATATTTTATGCTTCGAAAATAAATATTGGGCTTTCTAA
- a CDS encoding amino acid adenylation domain-containing protein: MIDALKSNNFIEVDFNPFEEGKEIEKVIALNESQKEIWLSCIIGGTPASLAYNESISLELKGEFDINAFQKAVKYTVLRHEALRANVSHNGESLIIYKEVNSDIIFKDISSIDSSKINDHLSDFVNHEISIPFNLYNEVLFKIFLHKVSNDKYYLTIIIHHIIGDGWSIGIIMEDLSTFYNVYLKNEIPTPNFPAQISKYALEQAAFSTTEDYEATQKFWLDLYKDDVPVLNMPLDYNRPPTRTYEGKRNDYRLDNELFEAIKKLSAKANCSVVSTLITAFEVFLYHQTNQEDIVLGLPSAGQLATENLDLVGHCVNLLPLRSKVTPNVAFIDYLKKRKNEIYDAYDHQKLTFSELLKKLNIKRNKANIPLVPVVFNVDRGMDDNVDFKGLTHKIISNPRVCQTFEISLNVNGSKGAMIFEWAYNTQLFASETINRMMEDFSALLKTLTSNPEVLISASLVKDNPFPEVSPVHCDFPRDQTIVDLFLAQVNKYPQHKAVTFEGKSLSYDKLNAKSNQLANYLISLGIKKGSLIPICLNPSLEMIVAIFGVLKAGAAYVPIDPEYPLFRINHLYEESKSNIIISDKLNYKKLQEVNAIDILVIDEDKGKIWRAETTTPPVLITPNDLIYIIYTSGSTGFPKGVMIEHSSIMDYLFGLKAKLPILNECKTFALGSAISTDLGNTTLFSALTLGAELHIFAKDRFNHVSYIHDYFKKTKIDFLKIVPSHWKFLTQDDRELFPEKLLMFGGESLPGEFIKKINESGVDCTVVNHYGPTETTIGKLLHVVNKDKLYLTSVPIGRPFSNTSIYVLNKDLKYCPIGVPGELHIGGAGVARGYLDNQELTQKFFISNPTPQNGDHRMYKTGDLVKWLPDGNIQYLGRIDDQIKIRGNRIEIGEIQNVLQKHQNVKQSAVLTEDVVNNEKQLIAYLVTDTDIDKESIIAFMRDRLPDYMIPRILIRLPEIPLTSNGKVDRNALPKRDILNVIEENTFIPAQNKDQELIAKIWAESLGLKQVSITDDFFELGGHSMIAIKVMVEIEKQTGIRLPLAILFDNSTVEKLALNLSKPKQGLSWDSLIPIKGTGNKPPLYIIHGQGMNIIIFKSLLNEIDKEQPILGIQPKGLNPEDLPHNAVENIAGNYVSEIIKNDPEGPYLLMGYSSGGTIALEMAEQFNKMGKKVSFLALLDTYYDGDSYISLIKDGKILEVLDHAIKSVGCAFLYFSRYPKAFIEHKINFTLGTLYNYYKKIRPIKEDLSNPLYILDRLQKAHQKAFKKYRLKKYNIDVTLFKANDKKMNYISNMQSNGLAPYIGGKLTYVDIPLEHLQFFDPKYVHIFAAKLQEELNKITPQ, from the coding sequence ATGATAGATGCTTTAAAAAGTAATAATTTTATTGAAGTTGACTTTAATCCATTCGAGGAAGGGAAAGAGATTGAAAAAGTTATTGCCCTTAACGAATCCCAAAAAGAAATATGGTTATCTTGTATTATTGGTGGAACACCTGCCAGCTTAGCTTATAACGAGTCTATTTCACTTGAATTAAAAGGTGAATTTGATATAAATGCATTCCAAAAAGCAGTAAAATATACTGTTCTGCGTCATGAAGCTTTACGGGCTAATGTATCTCATAATGGTGAAAGCCTAATCATATATAAAGAAGTTAACTCTGATATCATCTTTAAAGATATCTCATCTATAGATTCTTCTAAAATTAATGATCATTTAAGTGATTTTGTTAATCACGAAATTAGTATCCCCTTTAACCTTTACAATGAGGTTCTTTTTAAAATTTTCCTTCACAAAGTAAGCAATGACAAGTACTATTTAACCATTATAATACATCATATCATTGGTGATGGCTGGTCGATCGGGATCATAATGGAAGATTTAAGTACTTTCTATAATGTTTATTTAAAGAATGAGATCCCGACACCTAATTTTCCCGCACAGATCAGTAAATACGCACTGGAACAGGCTGCTTTTAGCACTACAGAAGACTATGAGGCCACACAAAAATTTTGGTTGGATCTGTATAAGGACGATGTGCCTGTACTTAATATGCCATTGGATTATAACCGGCCACCAACAAGAACTTATGAAGGGAAAAGAAACGACTATAGGCTTGACAACGAACTTTTTGAGGCTATAAAAAAACTATCGGCTAAAGCCAACTGTAGTGTTGTGTCTACTTTAATTACTGCATTTGAAGTTTTTTTATATCATCAAACCAATCAGGAAGATATTGTTTTGGGATTACCGTCTGCCGGACAGTTAGCAACTGAAAATTTAGATCTGGTAGGTCATTGCGTAAATCTATTACCTTTAAGAAGTAAGGTAACACCAAACGTTGCATTTATTGACTATTTAAAAAAACGAAAAAACGAAATATACGATGCTTATGATCATCAAAAACTAACTTTCAGTGAGTTACTTAAAAAGTTGAACATTAAAAGAAATAAGGCTAATATTCCATTGGTACCTGTAGTTTTTAATGTTGACAGAGGAATGGATGATAATGTTGACTTTAAGGGTTTAACACATAAGATCATTTCTAACCCTAGAGTTTGTCAAACTTTTGAAATTTCGTTAAATGTTAACGGCTCAAAAGGTGCTATGATTTTTGAATGGGCATATAATACTCAGCTTTTTGCCTCTGAAACTATTAATAGAATGATGGAAGATTTTAGTGCATTACTAAAAACGCTAACATCAAACCCTGAAGTCCTGATTTCTGCTTCTCTTGTTAAAGACAATCCTTTCCCTGAGGTCAGTCCGGTACATTGTGATTTTCCAAGAGATCAAACAATCGTCGATTTATTTTTAGCACAAGTAAACAAGTATCCACAGCATAAGGCTGTTACATTTGAAGGAAAATCTTTATCCTACGATAAATTAAATGCGAAGTCGAACCAATTGGCTAATTATTTAATAAGTCTAGGCATTAAGAAAGGTTCTCTTATCCCCATATGCCTAAACCCCTCTTTAGAGATGATAGTTGCCATTTTTGGGGTTTTAAAAGCTGGCGCGGCATATGTACCTATAGATCCGGAATACCCCTTATTTCGCATTAATCATCTATATGAAGAATCAAAAAGTAACATCATCATCAGTGATAAACTCAATTATAAAAAATTACAGGAAGTAAACGCCATTGATATTTTGGTTATTGATGAGGATAAAGGTAAAATCTGGCGAGCTGAAACCACTACTCCCCCTGTCCTGATAACTCCGAATGATCTTATTTATATCATTTATACTTCAGGTTCCACAGGATTTCCAAAGGGTGTAATGATTGAACATTCTTCTATTATGGATTACCTTTTTGGTTTAAAGGCGAAATTACCTATTTTAAATGAGTGTAAAACTTTTGCTCTGGGATCTGCAATATCTACTGATTTAGGAAATACAACCCTATTTAGTGCATTAACTCTTGGGGCTGAGCTTCATATTTTTGCTAAAGACAGGTTTAATCACGTCTCTTATATCCATGATTATTTTAAGAAGACCAAAATTGATTTTCTTAAAATAGTTCCTTCGCACTGGAAATTTTTAACGCAGGATGATCGGGAACTATTTCCGGAAAAGCTTTTAATGTTTGGAGGAGAGTCTTTACCCGGAGAGTTTATTAAGAAGATTAACGAATCTGGTGTTGACTGCACTGTGGTAAACCACTATGGTCCTACTGAGACTACAATAGGAAAATTACTTCATGTTGTTAATAAAGACAAATTATACCTAACTAGTGTTCCAATCGGTAGACCTTTTTCCAATACCTCTATATATGTACTAAATAAAGACCTGAAATATTGTCCAATTGGTGTTCCCGGAGAACTCCATATTGGTGGTGCTGGGGTTGCAAGGGGGTACTTAGATAATCAAGAGCTAACTCAAAAATTCTTCATTTCGAATCCAACCCCACAAAATGGCGATCATCGCATGTACAAAACGGGCGATTTAGTAAAGTGGTTGCCTGATGGAAATATTCAATACCTCGGTCGCATTGACGATCAGATAAAGATAAGAGGAAATAGAATTGAAATCGGAGAGATACAGAATGTTTTACAAAAGCATCAAAATGTCAAGCAATCAGCTGTTTTAACCGAAGATGTTGTAAATAATGAAAAGCAACTTATTGCTTACCTTGTCACGGACACAGACATTGATAAGGAAAGTATCATTGCTTTTATGAGGGATCGGCTTCCTGACTATATGATTCCTCGTATTTTAATCAGGTTACCGGAAATTCCATTAACTTCAAATGGAAAAGTTGATAGAAATGCGCTGCCAAAACGTGATATACTTAACGTTATTGAAGAGAATACATTTATACCTGCTCAAAATAAAGATCAAGAATTAATTGCTAAAATATGGGCAGAAAGCCTGGGTTTAAAACAAGTGAGCATTACTGATGATTTCTTTGAACTTGGTGGACATTCGATGATCGCCATTAAGGTAATGGTTGAAATAGAAAAACAAACCGGTATACGCCTCCCTCTTGCTATCCTTTTTGATAATTCGACGGTAGAAAAGCTGGCTTTAAATTTAAGTAAACCGAAGCAAGGATTAAGTTGGGATTCACTGATTCCTATAAAGGGTACGGGGAATAAACCTCCCCTTTATATTATTCATGGACAGGGAATGAACATTATCATATTCAAAAGCCTTTTAAATGAAATTGATAAAGAGCAACCAATTTTGGGTATACAGCCCAAAGGATTGAATCCTGAAGATCTACCACATAATGCTGTAGAAAATATTGCTGGCAATTATGTTAGCGAAATTATTAAAAATGACCCTGAAGGGCCATATTTATTAATGGGCTATTCTTCTGGCGGAACAATTGCCCTTGAGATGGCTGAACAATTTAACAAAATGGGAAAAAAAGTATCTTTTTTAGCTCTACTTGATACCTATTATGATGGTGACAGTTATATAAGCCTTATAAAAGATGGTAAAATTCTTGAAGTTTTAGATCATGCTATCAAATCTGTGGGCTGCGCATTTTTATATTTTTCCAGGTATCCAAAGGCTTTTATTGAACACAAAATAAATTTCACCCTTGGAACATTATATAATTACTACAAAAAAATCAGACCTATCAAGGAAGACTTATCAAATCCCTTATATATTTTAGATAGACTTCAAAAAGCTCATCAAAAAGCTTTTAAAAAGTATAGGTTAAAGAAATATAATATTGATGTGACTCTTTTTAAAGCAAATGATAAAAAGATGAATTACATCTCTAATATGCAAAGTAACGGCCTGGCTCCTTACATTGGGGGAAAATTGACATACGTTGATATTCCATTAGAACATTTACAATTTTTCGATCCCAAGTATGTTCATATTTTTGCGGCAAAACTGCAAGAAGAATTAAACAAGATTACACCGCAGTAG